The Cyanobacteria bacterium GSL.Bin1 DNA window ACGGAGCAAGTCATTTTCGATCTCCTCCACGAACTGGCAGATGCGGGAAAAATTGTTTTAGTGGTGCATCACGATTTAGGAGAATCCATTCGCAATTTTGATGATTTGATTTTGTTAAACCGAGAGTTAGTGGCGTATGGGGCGCGACAAACGGTTTTAAATGCGAGGAACTTAGAACAAGCTTACGGCGCTCAAGTGGCATTTTTCTCGGAACACGCTGCATGAGGGAAAGAAACTGATGTGGGAAACTTTAATTGAACCGTTGCAATATAGCTTTATGCAGCGATCGCTGGTTGCTGCTATTTTAGTGGGGATTATTTGTGCTACTGTGGGAACTTATTTGATGGTACAGCGACTGGCACTGCTGGGGGAGGCTGTCAGTCACTCGGTTTTACCGGGGTTAGCCATTGCATTTATTTTAGGGATTGATATTTTTGTTGGCGCGTTTATTGCGGGGGTCATTAGTGCGGTAATGATTGCTTGGGTGAGGACGCGATCGCCGATTAAAGAAGATGCTGCAATGGGGATTATTTATTCGGCTTTTTTTTCCTTGGGGATTACCTTAATCTCCATTGTTCAAAAGAATAATAAAGTGGATTTGTTGCACTTTCTCTTTGGTAATATTCTGGGCGTGACGACCAGAGATGTCATCAATACCGCTGCGATTACTGTCATTGTTTTGACTGTTATCATCCTCCTCTATAAAGAATTGCTCTTTTATACTTTTGACCCCGAAGGGGCGCAAGCGGCGGGATTACCGATCAATCTGCTCGACTTTGGCTTAATTATTTTAATGTCGCTGACGATTGTCGCGAGTCTGACCACCGTCGGTTTAGCACTTGTGGTGGCGATGTTAATTACCCCGGGTGCAACTGCATATTTACTAGTGAAACGCTTACAGCAGATGATGATTTTCGGGTCAATCATTGGCGTCATTTCTAGTATCAGCGGCATGTATTTAAGTTACTACTTTAATATTCCTTCCGGTCCCGCGATCGTAATGGTGGCGTTTGGCTTCTTTATGCTGGCGTTCTTGTTTAGTCCCACTCAGGGCGTTTTAACTAATCCCAGTACACAAGGGTCTGGACAATCACAAATTTGGCGGGAGATTAAAGGGTTACTGGCTACCAAGCAGTAACCTCTTTACAGAAATCGCCGTAAAGCCCACGTGCTTTAGCCGTGGGATATAAGGGGGGAGTTGAGGGGTTCAATGCCCCGAAAACGACCAAATCCTCACGCTTGGCTCCGGTACGATCTGTGTTATACTTTAATTAAGTTACGCCAATATCTTCAGCGTTAAATGATTGTTCTAGAGTTCAAACTTAAAGGAAAGAAAACTCAATATTCAGCCATTGATGAAGCCATTCGCACGGCTCAGTTTGTGCGAAACAAATGTCTTCGCTATTGGATGGATCATGAAAACATCAGTCGCAAATTGTTGTATCGTTATAATACTCAATTGCGAAAAGAATTTCCTTTGGTTAAAGAGCTTAACTCAACAGCTTGTCAGGCATCAGTTGAAAGATGTTGGTCTTCAATTGCTCGTTTTTATGATCACTGTCAAAAACAACTAGCTGGTCAAAAGGGGTCTCCAAAGTTTAAGAAGAATTCTCGCTCTATTGAGTATAAACAATCGGGGTGGAAGCTTATTGATCCGAAACACATTGAGTTCACTGATCAAAAAGGGATTGGAAAACTTAAACTTATTGGAACTTGGGATTTGGGTTTTTATTCAGAAGACCAAATTAAAAGAGTCAGATTGGTTCGCAGAGCAGACGGGTATTATTGCCAGTTTTGTCTTGCAATTGAAGTCAAAGAAACTCTACCAGCTACGCATAATACAATTGGTTTGGATGTTGGACTTAAAGAATTTTATACCGACTCAAAAGGGAACACAGAGTCTAATCCAAGGTATTATCGTAAGTCAGAACCCAAACTGAAGAAGAATCAACGCCGAGTTTCTAGAAAAGTTAAAGGCTCATCCAACCGTAAAAAAGCAATTAAGAGATTAGGACGAACTCATCTCAAAATAAGTAGGCAGCGAAAAGAGTTTGCGAAGAGACTCGCGCTCCGTGTTGTCCGGTCTAACGATCTGGTCGCCTACGAAGATTTGAGAATTAAAAATTTAGTTAGGAATAACTGTTTATCCAAGTCGATTAATGATGCGGGTTGGTATGAATTTAGAAAATGGTTGGAGTATTTTGGAACTAAATATGGAAGGATAACGATTGCCGTTGCTCCCAATTATACGTCTCAAAACTGTTCTAATTGCGGTGCTGTTGTTAAAAAATCTCTCTCTCAAAGAACACATATTTGTCAATGTGGTTGTCAATTAGATAGAGATCATAATGCAGCACTAAATATTCTAAATCAAGCCTTAAGTACGTCAGGGCATGGCGGAACTTGGATCATCGATCCGAACGCTTCGGGAGATTTGTGAGGGGCTGTGTGCGGAATTCATTTCCGCACCTTGTAAGCCCCGTCCTCTACTAATGTTGGAGAAATCCTGCATCAGCAAGACGAGTCGCAGAACGAAGAATCCCACGGCTTTAGCGTAGCGTAGCCGTGCGGAGTGTCAAAGGTTATCCGGGCAGTCAATCATATTTTGGACAAGGAAGACTCATTGAATTGACTACATCCCAAAAAGGTGATCTGATCGGGGATTTTTCATTGTAATCAATAAGCGCGATCGCGCTCTTGTGAAATCAAAAAAGTAAGGAAAGTCAACAAAGTTAAGCAAACAAGCCATTATCAAAGCGTTCAGTTCACTTACAGTTGAAGATTAGATTGAAAAAGTTTTAATAATTGAAAAATTCTAAAGAGCCGTCAAAAATCAGGAAGTTTCCAGGGCTAAGGAGTTGAAATCACGACCCGAACTCCTTATAATCAAACTATTGCTTCTCGATCTAATTTTGCCCTTATTTGTAATCTCCATTAATTCTGATTGTAAACATGAATTACCAGGTTTCAGGTCGATCCCTGTCCCCCCAAGGGTCCCTCCACCACATCTTATTCATTCAAAACCTGGATCAGAGCTTAATCCAGCGCTTAGACCCCACCAGCTATGCCCTCCGCCAAGATCGCGACGGCAATCTCACCCTGGCTTCCCCCCTCATTGAGCCCGACCCCTCTCATTCCCCAAAAGCCCTTTTACTGCGCCTTCCCGTTCCTGCTCCCCAAAGATACGCCTTTCGCCTCCTGGACAATCACTGCGAGAGCGAACCCCAGTCTCCTCCCTTC harbors:
- a CDS encoding iron chelate uptake ABC transporter family permease subunit, with translation MWETLIEPLQYSFMQRSLVAAILVGIICATVGTYLMVQRLALLGEAVSHSVLPGLAIAFILGIDIFVGAFIAGVISAVMIAWVRTRSPIKEDAAMGIIYSAFFSLGITLISIVQKNNKVDLLHFLFGNILGVTTRDVINTAAITVIVLTVIILLYKELLFYTFDPEGAQAAGLPINLLDFGLIILMSLTIVASLTTVGLALVVAMLITPGATAYLLVKRLQQMMIFGSIIGVISSISGMYLSYYFNIPSGPAIVMVAFGFFMLAFLFSPTQGVLTNPSTQGSGQSQIWREIKGLLATKQ
- a CDS encoding transposase, translated to MIVLEFKLKGKKTQYSAIDEAIRTAQFVRNKCLRYWMDHENISRKLLYRYNTQLRKEFPLVKELNSTACQASVERCWSSIARFYDHCQKQLAGQKGSPKFKKNSRSIEYKQSGWKLIDPKHIEFTDQKGIGKLKLIGTWDLGFYSEDQIKRVRLVRRADGYYCQFCLAIEVKETLPATHNTIGLDVGLKEFYTDSKGNTESNPRYYRKSEPKLKKNQRRVSRKVKGSSNRKKAIKRLGRTHLKISRQRKEFAKRLALRVVRSNDLVAYEDLRIKNLVRNNCLSKSINDAGWYEFRKWLEYFGTKYGRITIAVAPNYTSQNCSNCGAVVKKSLSQRTHICQCGCQLDRDHNAALNILNQALSTSGHGGTWIIDPNASGDL